The genomic window GATGGTGGCCACGGGCGAGCGGCTCACTCTCGGAGCCACTCGCGCACTTTCCGCTCGAGGCGAGTCGATACCGGGACGTGATCGCCCGCGGAGCGAACGCGCAGATCGTCGTGGCCGAAGACGACGAGGACGATCGCGACGGCGATGCCGACGATGACGCCGTTGACCGCGGCGATCGCGGCGAGCGGATGCAGTCCGTGCAGCCAGACGATCACCGGCGGCGGGAGTACCGCGAGATAGCGGTACTCGCCGACGTGGCGCGTGTACGTTCCGGTCTCGCCGGGTGCGGTCAGCGAGACCGTCGTCTCCCCGCTCGAGCGGATCCCGACGGTCTGCGTGGCGGGGTCGATCGCGACGTTGTTGCTCTCGGCCTCGTGGACGGCCACGACGGGGAGATAGCCCGCGTTGTCGACCGTGCGAGCGAGTTCGGTCGTCTCACCGGGGGCGATCACCTGCGGATCGTCGGTCGGCGAGTCGGTACTCACGAGTTCGTACTCGGCGGTGCCCGCGGGGACGACCATCGCCGCGGTGGCGAAAGTCACGAACACGAGCAAGACCAGCCCCAGCGCCGTCCAGAACGCGATCACGTTCTCCCGGGAGCGCGACCGTCGCGTCTCGCGTCGCGCCGGGCCGAGTCGCTCGAAGACCGTCCCGAACCCGAGCAGGGCGACGCCGATCGCGACGAGAGCGGCGCCGATCCCCTCCGCGTCGGCGGTCGTCGTCAGTCCGATCACCGGCGCGACGGTGCCGTAGGCCGACTCGGCGACGCCCCGGAC from Haloterrigena sp. KLK7 includes these protein-coding regions:
- a CDS encoding signal peptidase I, with translation MTQATLLERALGVAVALVIVLLLVGQLLGQPILLGYVATGSMEPAMDAGDGFVAIPSLADSSVEEGDVVVFEARDLNGGGLTTHRVVDETDEGYVTKGDANPFTDQDGGEPHVTEGQIVAKAWQVNGEVVTIPHLGTAVTSVRGVAESAYGTVAPVIGLTTTADAEGIGAALVAIGVALLGFGTVFERLGPARRETRRSRSRENVIAFWTALGLVLLVFVTFATAAMVVPAGTAEYELVSTDSPTDDPQVIAPGETTELARTVDNAGYLPVVAVHEAESNNVAIDPATQTVGIRSSGETTVSLTAPGETGTYTRHVGEYRYLAVLPPPVIVWLHGLHPLAAIAAVNGVIVGIAVAIVLVVFGHDDLRVRSAGDHVPVSTRLERKVREWLRE